A region from the Canis lupus familiaris isolate Mischka breed German Shepherd chromosome 3, alternate assembly UU_Cfam_GSD_1.0, whole genome shotgun sequence genome encodes:
- the NWD2 gene encoding NACHT and WD repeat domain-containing protein 2 isoform X2, producing the protein MILDAAVEAKLETKLLEEWYCRDENSVPAAYYLRPKSEMLKSNKNAMQPSAKADNEKTWQEISDEIKKIFKAAVKLLHEKGKMKYSQAKRYLFSAIEDEFDFALGKQTPAFLKKCVCYIRKIANIERFVKIPEMGKYMDITGTEPRIMRDAEAQEKLIKLRDEFIPTIVASSNLRVYTSVTHCDMKLGYSQEIENHYIEGLGKQFYEDMIDIIQATVQQNFDTETDTLYDEILQHSSLCKTYASFYEYKCESLNIVHKYVLPNKAGHINPLVVYGGPCAGKTLLLAEVAKKAYGWLQEDTGPESDPVVVVRFLGTTDMSTDLKTLLLSVCEQLAVNYRCLVQSYPKKIHDLRDLFINLLNESSLQRPLIIIFDALEQLSESDEARKLWWLPAHLPRFVRIVLSTLPNRHGILQKLRCLIHEEANYIELIPRDRKMCSQVLKHQLLRVKRKVTSGQQIYVNNAFSKCTLPMFVNLTFREVRHWRSHKDVDESSLCVTVHESIEQLFWSLEKKCGQKLVSRALGYITMAKMGLSEMELEDVLALDNSVMNELNGNARPSNPLRVPYLYIARLKEGLSGYLIERHVKNVTLLVWANRHLQLIAQKLYLQDDGDLREMHTILADYFLGVWSGGRRKAFCLEDPYLNGCLDLESRSLLEEEKHFMEQASFDRQAPDQPWVFQCNPLEPDIFFVNHRKMSELLHHLTRCGKTDDLLYGIIMNFSWLYTMIKIGQFDKVLSDIELAYNYSQEKELKFLASTLRGIKNKVTAFPGSLSAELQQRLLPVVSSLPKLRHLLLECDKDGPKYCSIVPLHSSMDVTYSPERLPLSSSHLHVTEILPTCNPSTVLTALENGSISTWDVESRQLLRQITTAQSVILGMKLTSDEKYLVVATTNNTLLIYDNVNSCLLSEVEIKGTKHGSGSTYINGFTLSANHALAWLEASKDVTVIDLLYGWPLYQFHCWYEVTCVQCSLDGMYAFCGQYLNTTTIFHLGSGEKLCTVTSEFSGGFVKFLLILDTAQEMVMVDSEGSLSVWNTEDISNPQLTDDFDCRREDSEVVSIELSEDQHAILICKALSIELLDTGMWKVAEKFRAKHNERFISAVLSKNGDCIIATMENTSAVFFWRRDTGQCMASLQEISGTIVKLVKSSHHNMLLSLSTSGVLSIWDIDIITAMSNIDKTGKPIQSLVLPARGEIIYSLDGSDCVHKWNFSSGFLEAVFKHEGIVEHCVLTSSGDVMVTSDDKSSQYVWHTSSGENLFRINGQRISQLLITHNDQFVVSLCEENASRVWRLATGHRVCNILTTLQNAFITSANTFVVGMTKSKVLAVSLWTGSITKKFCCEDGTTIVNFKLIPDCPDIIVFITSAETVNIWSLTDEVICRRVQLPNNFLKNLEDFEISPNGKLGIISRGDENINVLDLHSGKLRVVHASGVIWRQRLSRDGRYLVYICFRNGEEEDENGAISSLIVMRLADGKNIGACSLYKTPTFLALSQRHLNIIVGFDDGSIGIYTVVDRVDAALKIKIATSNSRQIFNNATQASRPKCSSYCFKMSVDCLWRESTEVFARDSPITVSDSTEPNEATPSKKHNPCYDRVCSALESRGHSYTPDN; encoded by the exons CAGCAGCTTATTACCTCAGACCTAAATCGGAAATgctgaaaagcaataaaaatgca ATGCAGCCTTCTGCCAAAGCTGACAATGAGAAGACCTGGCAAGAGATATCAGATGAGATCAAGAAGATATTTAAGGCTGCTGTAAAACTGTTACAtgaaaaggggaaaatgaaatataGCCAAGCTAAGAGGTACCTGTTCTCAG CGATAGAGGATGAGTTTGACTTTGCTCTAGGAAAGCAAACCCCAGCATTCCTAAAGAAATGTGTCTGCTACATCCGGAAAATTGCTAACATTGAGCGTTTTGTGAAAATCCCAGAGATGGGAAAATACATGGATATCACCGGAACAGAACCAAGGATTATGCGGGATGCAGAAGCCCAAGAGAAGCTGATAAAACTCAGGGATGAATTTATTCCTACTATTGTCGCGTCATCTAATCTGAGAGTGTACACATCTGTTACTCATTGTGACATGAAACTGGGCTATtcccaagaaatagaaaaccattaCATAGAAGGACTTGGTAAACAATTCTATGAGGACATGATTGATATCATTCAGGCAACCGTACAACAGAATTTTGACACCGAAACCGACACGCTCTATGATGAAATCCTCCAGCATTCCTCATTATGTAAGACGTACGCCTCCTTCTACGAGTACAAATGTGAGTCTCTCAACATAGTGCATAAATACGTGCTGCCAAACAAAGCCGGGCACATCAACCCTCTCGTCGTATATGGTGGGCCATGCGCTGGGAAGACCCTCCTGCTAGCCGAAGTGGCAAAGAAG GCTTACGGCTGGCTACAGGAAGACACAGGACCCGAATCTGACCCAGTGGTCGTCGTGAGATTTCTAGGAACCACAGACATGAGCACTGACCTTAAGACTCTCCTTCTAAGCGTTTGTGAACAATTGGCAGTCAACTATCGGTGTCTGGTTCAAAGCTACCCTAAGAAGATCCATGACCTCCGTGACTTATTTATAAACCTTTTGAATGAGTCTTCGTTGCAGAGACctctaataataatatttgatgCCCTAGAGCAGCTCTCAGAGAGTGACGAGGCCAGGAAGCTTTGGTGGCTCCCCGCTCACCTTCCCCGCTTCGTACGAATAGTCCTGTCCACACTGCCCAACAGACACGGGATCCTGCAGAAACTGAGGTGCCTTATCCATGAAGAAGCCAACTACATCGAGCTGATTCCCCGGGACAGGAAAATGTGCAGCCAGGTCCTCAAACACCAGCTGCTGCGGGTCAAAAGGAAGGTCACGTCGGGCCAGCAGATTTACGTGAACAACGCATTCTCCAAGTGCACGCTGCCCATGTTTGTGAACCTGACCTTCAGGGAAGTGAGACATTGGAGATCTCACAAAGACGTCGATGAATCCTCCCTCTGTGTCACGGTTCACGAAAGCATAGAGCAGCTATTTTGGTCCTTGGAGAAGAAGTGTGGCCAGAAACTGGTCTCCAGGGCTCTCGGGTACATCACCATGGCCAAAATGGGTTTGAGCGAAATGGAGCTGGAGGACGTGTTGGCCCTAGACAACAGTGTTATGAATGAGCTCAATGGGAACGCTCGGCCCAGCAATCCCCTGCGAGTACCTTATCTGTACATCGCGAGGCTCAAGGAGGGTCTCAGCGGATACTTAATAGAAAGACACGTGAAGAACGTCACACTCCTGGTCTGGGCCAATAGACACCTGCAGCTCATAGCTCAGAAGTTGTATCTGCAGGACGACGGCGACCTGCGTGAAATGCACACCATCCTGGCAGATTACTTTCTGGGAGTCTGGTCAGGGGGCAGGAGGAAAGCTTTCTGCCTCGAAGACCCGTACTTGAATGGCTGCCTTGACTTGGAGAGCAGAAGCTTGCTTGAGGAAGAGAAGCACTTCATGGAACAGGCCTCCTTTGACCGGCAGGCTCCAGACCAGCCCTGGGTTTTCCAGTGTAATCCACTGGAGCCTGACATCTTTTTCGTCAATCATCGCAAAATGTCTGAGCTCCTACACCACCTGACGAGGTGTGGAAAAACGGATGACCTGCTGTATGGGATCATCATGAACTTCAGCTGGCTTTACACCATGATCAAAATCGGCCAGTTCGACAAAGTGCTCTCCGACATCGAGCTGGCTTACAACTACTCGCAAGAGAAGGAGCTGAAGTTCCTGGCCAGCACCCTCCGTGGCATCAAAAACAAGGTCACGGCGTTCCCCGGCTCCCTTTCAGCAGAGCTTCAGCAGAGACTGCTGCCTGTCGTGAGTTCCCTGCCCAAACTCAGACACCTCCTTTTGGAATGTGACAAAGACGGGCCCAAGTATTGCTCCATCGTGCCATTGCATTCATCCATGGACGTGACCTACAGCCCGGAGCGCCTCCCTTTGTCCTCGAGCCACCTGCACGTCACCGAGATCCTGCCTACCTGTAACCCCAGTACCGTCCTCACAGCTCTAGAAAACGGCTCCATCAGCACGTGGGACGTGGAAAGCCGCCAACTCCTCAGGCAGATCACCACGGCCCAGTCCGTCATCCTGGGCATGAAGCTCACCAGCGACGAGAAGTACCTCGTGGTGGCTACGACCAATAACACCTTGCTGATCTACGACAACGTCAATTCTTGTCTTCTGTCTGAAGTGGAGATCAAAGGGACCAAGCACGGAAGCGGCTCCACCTACATCAACGGATTCACGCTGTCCGCCAACCATGCCCTCGCGTGGCTCGAAGCCAGCAAAGACGTCACCGTCATCGATCTGCTCTACGGCTGGCCTCTTTACCAGTTCCACTGCTGGTACGAAGTGACCTGTGTCCAGTGCTCTCTGGATGGCATGTATGCCTTCTGCGGACAGTACCTGAACACCACCACCATATTTCATTTAGGGAGTGGGGAAAAGTTATGTACGGTGACCTCTGAATTTTCGGGGGGGTTTGTGAAGTTCCTTCTAATCTTGGACACGGCTCAAGAAATGGTCATGGTAGACAGTGAGGGGAGCCTTTCTGTTTGGAATACCGAGGACATTTCCAACCCCCAGTTGACCGATGACTTTGACTGCCGAAGAGAGGACAGCGAGGTGGTCAGCATTGAACTGTCGGAGGACCAACACGCGATTCTGATCTGTAAGGCCCTCAGCATTGAGCTCCTAGATACCGGCATGTGGAAGGTGGCGGAGAAGTTCAGAGCCAAGCACAACGAACGCTTCATCTCTGCCGTGCTGTCCAAGAACGGTGACTGCATCATCGCCACCATGGAAAATACCTCAGCTGTGTTTTTTTGGAGGCGGGACACAGGACAATGCATGGCGAGCTTACAGGAGATCTCAGGTACCATAGTCAAGCTCGTGAAGTCCAGTCACCACAATATGCTGCTATCTTTGTCAACCAGTGGTGTTCTTTCCATCTGGGATATAGATATAATCACGGCCATGTCCAACATAGATAAGACTGGGAAACCCATCCAAAGTCTGGTGTTACCCGCTAGAGGGGAAATCATTTATTCCCTCGATGGCTCGGATTGTGTCCACAAGTGGAACTTCAGCAGCGGGTTCCTTGAGGCAGTCTTTAAGCATGAGGGAATAGTCGAGCACTGCGTGCTGACGTCCTCTGGAGATGTCATGGTGACATCAGATGACAAAAGCAGCCAGTATGTCTGGCACACCAGCAGCGGCGAGAACCTCTTCCGAATCAACGGGCAGAGAATATCTCAGCTGCTCATTACACACAACGACCAGTTTGTGGTCTCCCTCTGCGAGGAGAATGCCTCCAGGGTTTGGAGACTGGCCACAGGCCACAGGGTCTGCAACATCTTGACCACCCTGCAGAATGCCTTTATAACCTCAGCAAACACCTTCGTGGTGGGAATGACCAAAAGCAAAGTGCTGGCAGTCAGTCTCTGGACAGGAAGCATCACCAAGAAATTTTGCTGTGAAGATGGCACCACCATCGTAAATTTTAAATTGATCCCTGACTGTCCTGACATCATTGTGTTTATCACATCGGCCGAGACGGTGAATATCTGGAGTCTGACCGATGAGGTCATCTGTCGCCGGGTGCAACTTCCAAACAACTTCTTGAAAAATCTGGAGGATTTTGAAATTTCTCCCAACGGAAAGCTAGGCATTATATCCAGGGGAGATGAAAATATCAATGTGCTGGATTTACACAGCGGTAAATTACGGGTGGTTCACGCCTCCGGGGTCATCTGGAGGCAGAGGCTGTCTCGAGATGGTCGCTACCTGGTGTACATTTGTTTCCGAAACGGGGAGGAAGAGGACGAAAACGGTGCAATATCCAGTTTAATTGTCATGAGACTGGCTGATGGCAAAAATATCGGTGCTTGCTCCCTGTACAAAACACCAACTTTTCTCGCCCTCTCACAGAGGCACCTGAACATCATAGTGGGTTTTGACGACGGGAGTATCGGGATATACACGGTGGTAGACCGCGTAGATGCTGCGctgaaaattaaaattgccaCTTCAAACAGCAGACAAATTTTCAACAACGCGACACAGGCATCCAGGCCAAAGTGTAGTAGTTACTGCTTTAAAATGTCTGTGGATTGCTTATGGAGGGAGTCGACCGAGGTCTTTGCAAGAGACAGTCCCATCACGGTGAGTGACTCCACTGAGCCCAATGAGGCGACACCGTCCAAGAAACACAATCCCTGCTATGACCGGGTGTGCTCTGCCCTGGAATCCAGGGGCCATAGCTACACCCCTGACAACTGA
- the NWD2 gene encoding NACHT and WD repeat domain-containing protein 2 isoform X1 encodes MWPAGAGTRLPCPRDSALRRAAFCGNLSALPTHLVPAGRSVRVFISANPEDTGAERQALRENVYPKLREFCRENYGLEFQVIDLYWGIDEDEWDSPELQKTRMKLLEDCLKTSAGPCFVGLLGEKYGNIRIPGEVEASEFEMILDAAVEAKLETKLLEEWYCRDENSVPAAYYLRPKSEMLKSNKNAMQPSAKADNEKTWQEISDEIKKIFKAAVKLLHEKGKMKYSQAKRYLFSAIEDEFDFALGKQTPAFLKKCVCYIRKIANIERFVKIPEMGKYMDITGTEPRIMRDAEAQEKLIKLRDEFIPTIVASSNLRVYTSVTHCDMKLGYSQEIENHYIEGLGKQFYEDMIDIIQATVQQNFDTETDTLYDEILQHSSLCKTYASFYEYKCESLNIVHKYVLPNKAGHINPLVVYGGPCAGKTLLLAEVAKKAYGWLQEDTGPESDPVVVVRFLGTTDMSTDLKTLLLSVCEQLAVNYRCLVQSYPKKIHDLRDLFINLLNESSLQRPLIIIFDALEQLSESDEARKLWWLPAHLPRFVRIVLSTLPNRHGILQKLRCLIHEEANYIELIPRDRKMCSQVLKHQLLRVKRKVTSGQQIYVNNAFSKCTLPMFVNLTFREVRHWRSHKDVDESSLCVTVHESIEQLFWSLEKKCGQKLVSRALGYITMAKMGLSEMELEDVLALDNSVMNELNGNARPSNPLRVPYLYIARLKEGLSGYLIERHVKNVTLLVWANRHLQLIAQKLYLQDDGDLREMHTILADYFLGVWSGGRRKAFCLEDPYLNGCLDLESRSLLEEEKHFMEQASFDRQAPDQPWVFQCNPLEPDIFFVNHRKMSELLHHLTRCGKTDDLLYGIIMNFSWLYTMIKIGQFDKVLSDIELAYNYSQEKELKFLASTLRGIKNKVTAFPGSLSAELQQRLLPVVSSLPKLRHLLLECDKDGPKYCSIVPLHSSMDVTYSPERLPLSSSHLHVTEILPTCNPSTVLTALENGSISTWDVESRQLLRQITTAQSVILGMKLTSDEKYLVVATTNNTLLIYDNVNSCLLSEVEIKGTKHGSGSTYINGFTLSANHALAWLEASKDVTVIDLLYGWPLYQFHCWYEVTCVQCSLDGMYAFCGQYLNTTTIFHLGSGEKLCTVTSEFSGGFVKFLLILDTAQEMVMVDSEGSLSVWNTEDISNPQLTDDFDCRREDSEVVSIELSEDQHAILICKALSIELLDTGMWKVAEKFRAKHNERFISAVLSKNGDCIIATMENTSAVFFWRRDTGQCMASLQEISGTIVKLVKSSHHNMLLSLSTSGVLSIWDIDIITAMSNIDKTGKPIQSLVLPARGEIIYSLDGSDCVHKWNFSSGFLEAVFKHEGIVEHCVLTSSGDVMVTSDDKSSQYVWHTSSGENLFRINGQRISQLLITHNDQFVVSLCEENASRVWRLATGHRVCNILTTLQNAFITSANTFVVGMTKSKVLAVSLWTGSITKKFCCEDGTTIVNFKLIPDCPDIIVFITSAETVNIWSLTDEVICRRVQLPNNFLKNLEDFEISPNGKLGIISRGDENINVLDLHSGKLRVVHASGVIWRQRLSRDGRYLVYICFRNGEEEDENGAISSLIVMRLADGKNIGACSLYKTPTFLALSQRHLNIIVGFDDGSIGIYTVVDRVDAALKIKIATSNSRQIFNNATQASRPKCSSYCFKMSVDCLWRESTEVFARDSPITVSDSTEPNEATPSKKHNPCYDRVCSALESRGHSYTPDN; translated from the exons CAGCAGCTTATTACCTCAGACCTAAATCGGAAATgctgaaaagcaataaaaatgca ATGCAGCCTTCTGCCAAAGCTGACAATGAGAAGACCTGGCAAGAGATATCAGATGAGATCAAGAAGATATTTAAGGCTGCTGTAAAACTGTTACAtgaaaaggggaaaatgaaatataGCCAAGCTAAGAGGTACCTGTTCTCAG CGATAGAGGATGAGTTTGACTTTGCTCTAGGAAAGCAAACCCCAGCATTCCTAAAGAAATGTGTCTGCTACATCCGGAAAATTGCTAACATTGAGCGTTTTGTGAAAATCCCAGAGATGGGAAAATACATGGATATCACCGGAACAGAACCAAGGATTATGCGGGATGCAGAAGCCCAAGAGAAGCTGATAAAACTCAGGGATGAATTTATTCCTACTATTGTCGCGTCATCTAATCTGAGAGTGTACACATCTGTTACTCATTGTGACATGAAACTGGGCTATtcccaagaaatagaaaaccattaCATAGAAGGACTTGGTAAACAATTCTATGAGGACATGATTGATATCATTCAGGCAACCGTACAACAGAATTTTGACACCGAAACCGACACGCTCTATGATGAAATCCTCCAGCATTCCTCATTATGTAAGACGTACGCCTCCTTCTACGAGTACAAATGTGAGTCTCTCAACATAGTGCATAAATACGTGCTGCCAAACAAAGCCGGGCACATCAACCCTCTCGTCGTATATGGTGGGCCATGCGCTGGGAAGACCCTCCTGCTAGCCGAAGTGGCAAAGAAG GCTTACGGCTGGCTACAGGAAGACACAGGACCCGAATCTGACCCAGTGGTCGTCGTGAGATTTCTAGGAACCACAGACATGAGCACTGACCTTAAGACTCTCCTTCTAAGCGTTTGTGAACAATTGGCAGTCAACTATCGGTGTCTGGTTCAAAGCTACCCTAAGAAGATCCATGACCTCCGTGACTTATTTATAAACCTTTTGAATGAGTCTTCGTTGCAGAGACctctaataataatatttgatgCCCTAGAGCAGCTCTCAGAGAGTGACGAGGCCAGGAAGCTTTGGTGGCTCCCCGCTCACCTTCCCCGCTTCGTACGAATAGTCCTGTCCACACTGCCCAACAGACACGGGATCCTGCAGAAACTGAGGTGCCTTATCCATGAAGAAGCCAACTACATCGAGCTGATTCCCCGGGACAGGAAAATGTGCAGCCAGGTCCTCAAACACCAGCTGCTGCGGGTCAAAAGGAAGGTCACGTCGGGCCAGCAGATTTACGTGAACAACGCATTCTCCAAGTGCACGCTGCCCATGTTTGTGAACCTGACCTTCAGGGAAGTGAGACATTGGAGATCTCACAAAGACGTCGATGAATCCTCCCTCTGTGTCACGGTTCACGAAAGCATAGAGCAGCTATTTTGGTCCTTGGAGAAGAAGTGTGGCCAGAAACTGGTCTCCAGGGCTCTCGGGTACATCACCATGGCCAAAATGGGTTTGAGCGAAATGGAGCTGGAGGACGTGTTGGCCCTAGACAACAGTGTTATGAATGAGCTCAATGGGAACGCTCGGCCCAGCAATCCCCTGCGAGTACCTTATCTGTACATCGCGAGGCTCAAGGAGGGTCTCAGCGGATACTTAATAGAAAGACACGTGAAGAACGTCACACTCCTGGTCTGGGCCAATAGACACCTGCAGCTCATAGCTCAGAAGTTGTATCTGCAGGACGACGGCGACCTGCGTGAAATGCACACCATCCTGGCAGATTACTTTCTGGGAGTCTGGTCAGGGGGCAGGAGGAAAGCTTTCTGCCTCGAAGACCCGTACTTGAATGGCTGCCTTGACTTGGAGAGCAGAAGCTTGCTTGAGGAAGAGAAGCACTTCATGGAACAGGCCTCCTTTGACCGGCAGGCTCCAGACCAGCCCTGGGTTTTCCAGTGTAATCCACTGGAGCCTGACATCTTTTTCGTCAATCATCGCAAAATGTCTGAGCTCCTACACCACCTGACGAGGTGTGGAAAAACGGATGACCTGCTGTATGGGATCATCATGAACTTCAGCTGGCTTTACACCATGATCAAAATCGGCCAGTTCGACAAAGTGCTCTCCGACATCGAGCTGGCTTACAACTACTCGCAAGAGAAGGAGCTGAAGTTCCTGGCCAGCACCCTCCGTGGCATCAAAAACAAGGTCACGGCGTTCCCCGGCTCCCTTTCAGCAGAGCTTCAGCAGAGACTGCTGCCTGTCGTGAGTTCCCTGCCCAAACTCAGACACCTCCTTTTGGAATGTGACAAAGACGGGCCCAAGTATTGCTCCATCGTGCCATTGCATTCATCCATGGACGTGACCTACAGCCCGGAGCGCCTCCCTTTGTCCTCGAGCCACCTGCACGTCACCGAGATCCTGCCTACCTGTAACCCCAGTACCGTCCTCACAGCTCTAGAAAACGGCTCCATCAGCACGTGGGACGTGGAAAGCCGCCAACTCCTCAGGCAGATCACCACGGCCCAGTCCGTCATCCTGGGCATGAAGCTCACCAGCGACGAGAAGTACCTCGTGGTGGCTACGACCAATAACACCTTGCTGATCTACGACAACGTCAATTCTTGTCTTCTGTCTGAAGTGGAGATCAAAGGGACCAAGCACGGAAGCGGCTCCACCTACATCAACGGATTCACGCTGTCCGCCAACCATGCCCTCGCGTGGCTCGAAGCCAGCAAAGACGTCACCGTCATCGATCTGCTCTACGGCTGGCCTCTTTACCAGTTCCACTGCTGGTACGAAGTGACCTGTGTCCAGTGCTCTCTGGATGGCATGTATGCCTTCTGCGGACAGTACCTGAACACCACCACCATATTTCATTTAGGGAGTGGGGAAAAGTTATGTACGGTGACCTCTGAATTTTCGGGGGGGTTTGTGAAGTTCCTTCTAATCTTGGACACGGCTCAAGAAATGGTCATGGTAGACAGTGAGGGGAGCCTTTCTGTTTGGAATACCGAGGACATTTCCAACCCCCAGTTGACCGATGACTTTGACTGCCGAAGAGAGGACAGCGAGGTGGTCAGCATTGAACTGTCGGAGGACCAACACGCGATTCTGATCTGTAAGGCCCTCAGCATTGAGCTCCTAGATACCGGCATGTGGAAGGTGGCGGAGAAGTTCAGAGCCAAGCACAACGAACGCTTCATCTCTGCCGTGCTGTCCAAGAACGGTGACTGCATCATCGCCACCATGGAAAATACCTCAGCTGTGTTTTTTTGGAGGCGGGACACAGGACAATGCATGGCGAGCTTACAGGAGATCTCAGGTACCATAGTCAAGCTCGTGAAGTCCAGTCACCACAATATGCTGCTATCTTTGTCAACCAGTGGTGTTCTTTCCATCTGGGATATAGATATAATCACGGCCATGTCCAACATAGATAAGACTGGGAAACCCATCCAAAGTCTGGTGTTACCCGCTAGAGGGGAAATCATTTATTCCCTCGATGGCTCGGATTGTGTCCACAAGTGGAACTTCAGCAGCGGGTTCCTTGAGGCAGTCTTTAAGCATGAGGGAATAGTCGAGCACTGCGTGCTGACGTCCTCTGGAGATGTCATGGTGACATCAGATGACAAAAGCAGCCAGTATGTCTGGCACACCAGCAGCGGCGAGAACCTCTTCCGAATCAACGGGCAGAGAATATCTCAGCTGCTCATTACACACAACGACCAGTTTGTGGTCTCCCTCTGCGAGGAGAATGCCTCCAGGGTTTGGAGACTGGCCACAGGCCACAGGGTCTGCAACATCTTGACCACCCTGCAGAATGCCTTTATAACCTCAGCAAACACCTTCGTGGTGGGAATGACCAAAAGCAAAGTGCTGGCAGTCAGTCTCTGGACAGGAAGCATCACCAAGAAATTTTGCTGTGAAGATGGCACCACCATCGTAAATTTTAAATTGATCCCTGACTGTCCTGACATCATTGTGTTTATCACATCGGCCGAGACGGTGAATATCTGGAGTCTGACCGATGAGGTCATCTGTCGCCGGGTGCAACTTCCAAACAACTTCTTGAAAAATCTGGAGGATTTTGAAATTTCTCCCAACGGAAAGCTAGGCATTATATCCAGGGGAGATGAAAATATCAATGTGCTGGATTTACACAGCGGTAAATTACGGGTGGTTCACGCCTCCGGGGTCATCTGGAGGCAGAGGCTGTCTCGAGATGGTCGCTACCTGGTGTACATTTGTTTCCGAAACGGGGAGGAAGAGGACGAAAACGGTGCAATATCCAGTTTAATTGTCATGAGACTGGCTGATGGCAAAAATATCGGTGCTTGCTCCCTGTACAAAACACCAACTTTTCTCGCCCTCTCACAGAGGCACCTGAACATCATAGTGGGTTTTGACGACGGGAGTATCGGGATATACACGGTGGTAGACCGCGTAGATGCTGCGctgaaaattaaaattgccaCTTCAAACAGCAGACAAATTTTCAACAACGCGACACAGGCATCCAGGCCAAAGTGTAGTAGTTACTGCTTTAAAATGTCTGTGGATTGCTTATGGAGGGAGTCGACCGAGGTCTTTGCAAGAGACAGTCCCATCACGGTGAGTGACTCCACTGAGCCCAATGAGGCGACACCGTCCAAGAAACACAATCCCTGCTATGACCGGGTGTGCTCTGCCCTGGAATCCAGGGGCCATAGCTACACCCCTGACAACTGA